TACTTATTTACAGCAACTGTGCGTAGAGACGAATCCAGTATATTTTCTAAAAGCAATAGAGTAGGGTATTTCCCAGCCTTTTCTGCTGGGTGGAAAATTTCAAGCGAACCGTTCTTAAAAGATTCAAAAGCAATTAATCAGTTGAAGTTAAGAATTGGCTATGGAGCTACAGGTAATGATAATATTCCAACTAATTCAACAAACCTATTATATTTTGCAAGTGACTCTAGAGGACCTGGATTTACTAATGATTTGCCTTCCTCTTATTATTATGCTGGTGGTGGTAGTACATTATATAACCCAGATTTAATATGGGAAACTACTATTGGTAAAAATATTGGTTTAGACTTTACATTGTTTAACTCTGTTGTAAATGGAAGTTTAGATTTTTACAGAAATGAAGTAAAAGATTTACTAGTAAAAGGTCTTATTCAAGGAAGCCCTGGGTTTAGCACGCAATGGTCTAATGCAGGAAACACTTCTAATCAAGGAGCTGAGTTAGGTTTGAGCATGAACGTATTAAATAAAAAAGATTATTCGTTAACTATCAACGCTAATTTTGGTACCAATAAATTCAGAATTGACAAACTTCCTGGACTTGATAAGCAGCAATTTTCAACAACAAATTGGGCTAGTACGGATTTAAACTGGTATGAGGATTATTTGCTAAAAGAAGGAGACGAAGTTGGCTTAATTTATGGTTACAAAAATGATGGTTTCTATACGGTTGATGATTTTGATCAAGTAACGCCTACTACATATGCGTTAAAAGCAGGATTACCTAATCCAGGAGGCCTTTATGGCACAACTCTTAGGCCAGGCTCTATGAAAATTAAAGATTTAAATAACGATGGCGAAATTGACAAAGATAATGACCGTACTGTAATTGGGAGTACATTACCAAAAGCAACAGGTGGATTTGGTTTTACAGCAAATTTAAAAGGATTTGATATCTCAGCCTTTTTTAACTGGTCTTATGGAAATGACGAATATAATGCAGGGAAAATTGCCTATAATTCATTGTTTGCAAGAAATGGCGGTTCTTATTTAAATATGTTGACTACTATGGATTCGTCTAATAGATTTACTTATATTGATATTGATGGTACATATACTGGTACTCCTGGTCAAATTATAACTGACTTAGCACAATTAGGGGAATTGAATGCTGATAAAACAATATGGAGTGGTAATATTTCATTTGCAAATAGAAAACCGCAACTCACTGATTGGGCTGTTGAAGATGCCTCTTACATTAGATTTAGCAACCTTACTATTGGGTATACTATGCCAATGAAGGCTATTCAAAATTCTATTATTTCTAATTTACGCTTTTATGTAACAGGAACAAATTTATATCTATGGACTAAGTACTCTGGATATGATCCTGATGCAAATAACTCTAGAAGTAATGATGGTTATCAGGGTTTAACTCCTGGGTTAGATTTTTCATCTTATCCAAAAAATAGATCATATACTTTTGGTGTAAATGCTAGCTTTTAATTAAAATAGGTTATAAAATTAATTTAAAAATATATCACTATGAAAACAATTAAAAAAATATTAATTATACTAACGGCAGTTCTTTTGAGTGGCTGTTCAGATTTTTTAGAACCAGATTCGCCTTCAACATTTGATAAAGTTTTAGTTTACTCTAATCTTGATGATGCTAGAAAAGCGACCAATAATATTTACGTTCAATTTGGTCAAGATGGTTATAGAACCAGACTTTCCATTACCATGCAGGGAATTACTGATATAATGACTGGTGGAGATAAAAGCTCTACTAAGGATAATTATCAAATTATGGCTTTGAAAGCGGTTTCTAGTAATGGCGATTTAGCTAAGGCATGGACATCCGCTTACACAGCTATTAAAGATTGTAACTTTGTGATTGAAGGTTTATCGAATAGTGCTCTTTTCAATTCTACTGATCCAGCTATTAGTGCAGAAATGCATCAGTTAATTGGAGAGGCATATACTATTAGAGCATTCTGGTACAGTCAATTAGTTTATAATTGGGGTGATGTGCCTTATTATAGAAACGCTCCAGTAGCAGGTGATAATTTTGATCTTCCAAAAACAGATAGAAATCAAATTCTTTCGGAAATGATTGATGATTTAAGAGCTGCTGAAACAGGAATGAAATGGGCTAGTCAAGTACCACAATCTTGTCAGCAAGTAAATAGAGAATATGCAATAGGAATGATTGCTAGATTATCATTGCAACGTGCTGGGTACTATTTAAAACCAGATATGACTAAAGATGTAGCAACACCTGCTGATCGTGCTGCCTATTATACCATTGCCAGAGATTATTCTCAGAAATTAATGACTTTAAAAGACAGACCTTTAGCAACAGATTTTGCACAAATATTTAAAAATCAATGCAATAGAATTTACCCGTCAGAAAGCGATATGTTATTTGAAGTGCCTTTCGCTATTGGTGCAGGAGAAGTAGGTTATAATGTGGGAATGAATGTGGCTTCATCAGATAAACATCCTTATGGGAAGGGTGGTCATGATTATAGTATGCCACTTTCTTATTTCTACTCTTTCGATACAAAAGATAAAAGATTACCTGCCACTTGTGGTTTGTATGATTTAACAAATCCTGCAGGAACAACTCTTACATTAATTCCATCAGCGGTTTCAAGTACTGGTATTGCTCAAGCAAAATGGAGTGTAGCGTATGTTGAAGGTGGGAATGGTTCTTCAGTAACAAAAGGAACAGGTATTAACTGGCCCATGATGCGTTATTCAGATGTTTTATTAATGTTTGCAGAAGCTGAAAATGAATTAAACGGACCAACTCAAGCTGCAAAAGATGCCTTAAAAAGAGTAAGACAAAGAGCTTTTGATAGCGCAAATTGGTCTACAAAAGTGGATGATTATATTACTACTATTTCGGCTAGTAAGGCTTCTTTCCTAAAGGCTATTGTTGATGAAAGAGCTTGGGAATTTGGCGGGGAATTGTTAAGAAAAAATGATTTAGTGAGATGGGGTATTTACGAAGATAAAATGCTCGAAACTGTAAATAAAATAAAGGCTATAGGTGATCAATCTATTGCGAATGATCCAAATTCTATATATGCTAATTACATTTACTGGAGAGTTGATAATAAAAAAATAACTATTTATGATGGATTAAACAGTAATACACCTCCTCCTGGTTATAATGCAAATGTAACTGTTACAACTGATATTAGTACTGGCGATACACTTCCTTTAGACGCATGGCAAAGATCTGACTGGTCAAATAAAATGAAAAGTAGTACTACTGGTTTATATAACACCTTTTTAGACACTCAATATTCACCATACATAGATTCAACACCTATTAGATATATTCAACCCATACCATCTGGCACCATTAGCAATAGCGCCATTCTAGTAAATGATGGTTACGGATTCACTAATTAAACTCATAAAAAAATGAAAAACCTTAATATAAAAATCTGTTACACACTACTACTATTAGTTGGTGTATTATTTTTTAACTCGTGTAGCGATGACGCTATACAAGAAGATGGAATCCAACTTTTTAGACCAGTTTTGAATGTGCCATTATATGCTGAAAAAAATGCAATTATAGTTAAAATGGGGCTATTTAAAACTGCCGTTGGATATAAGATAGAACTAAGTAGGGATAATTTTGCTACACCAGCAATAAAGATCATTGAAACTACCGATCCTACCATAATTATTCCAAATTTATTATGGAATACGACGTATCAAGTTAGAGCAATGACCTATGCGGCAGATCCACAATATAACAGTGAAGTTGCAGAATTTGGCGAAGTTAAAACTGGTCGTTTTCCTTCCATTTTAGCAATACCTCAAAGTGACGATATTATTGACAATGCCTTAAATGTGCGTTGGACGGTTTCAGGTTCACCTGTAACCACTATAAAAATATTTGAAGCAGCTGATGAAGAATTAGCGAATGAGTTAGCTAGTTATACTACTACAGAAGCTCAACAACTTACAGGTTTAAGAAGTATAAAACAATTAGCAGCATCTACAGCATACACTGTAGCCATTTATAGTGATGATGTTTTAAGAGGGTTTGAAATTTTCACTACTAAAGCTGCATTGCCTACCACAGGAGATCTTGTTGATGCAAGAGGTGACGATTTGTTTGACCCAGCAACAGATGATGGCACCTATTTAAACAATAAAATTGCGGAAATTATGGCTTTACCTAATGGTGGCACTTTAATTCTTGATGGAGATCAAGAATACATATTTAAAGGCACCACAATTAATAATAGCATTAAAATTATAAGTGGATACAGTTTAAATACTGGTGGAGCCA
The genomic region above belongs to Mariniflexile litorale and contains:
- a CDS encoding DUF5123 domain-containing protein; this translates as MKNLNIKICYTLLLLVGVLFFNSCSDDAIQEDGIQLFRPVLNVPLYAEKNAIIVKMGLFKTAVGYKIELSRDNFATPAIKIIETTDPTIIIPNLLWNTTYQVRAMTYAADPQYNSEVAEFGEVKTGRFPSILAIPQSDDIIDNALNVRWTVSGSPVTTIKIFEAADEELANELASYTTTEAQQLTGLRSIKQLAASTAYTVAIYSDDVLRGFEIFTTKAALPTTGDLVDARGDDLFDPATDDGTYLNNKIAEIMALPNGGTLILDGDQEYIFKGTTINNSIKIISGYSLNTGGAKINVNSNFNIANNASIDHVILSGLKLDGRDKNPYFLNVGDAASFNINTYRFENCYMTEIRTFARIRSGVTGAVNNFEIDNCSLFRAGKDYYLFTYEGSNAGFTIGNVKLTRSTFQRTQRLLRHAGPDPINSIIISDCTLGETTLYNNVWFELTPIVTNGIKFTNSLIGRAWDNTTAPGLTNAPSKFLKLGNGSIVTFENTFQTNDVIWDASYIQPTIPVYNGTVSDLWVDSINGDFNIKDKTFVGRSTSGDPRWRL
- a CDS encoding RagB/SusD family nutrient uptake outer membrane protein, with product MKTIKKILIILTAVLLSGCSDFLEPDSPSTFDKVLVYSNLDDARKATNNIYVQFGQDGYRTRLSITMQGITDIMTGGDKSSTKDNYQIMALKAVSSNGDLAKAWTSAYTAIKDCNFVIEGLSNSALFNSTDPAISAEMHQLIGEAYTIRAFWYSQLVYNWGDVPYYRNAPVAGDNFDLPKTDRNQILSEMIDDLRAAETGMKWASQVPQSCQQVNREYAIGMIARLSLQRAGYYLKPDMTKDVATPADRAAYYTIARDYSQKLMTLKDRPLATDFAQIFKNQCNRIYPSESDMLFEVPFAIGAGEVGYNVGMNVASSDKHPYGKGGHDYSMPLSYFYSFDTKDKRLPATCGLYDLTNPAGTTLTLIPSAVSSTGIAQAKWSVAYVEGGNGSSVTKGTGINWPMMRYSDVLLMFAEAENELNGPTQAAKDALKRVRQRAFDSANWSTKVDDYITTISASKASFLKAIVDERAWEFGGELLRKNDLVRWGIYEDKMLETVNKIKAIGDQSIANDPNSIYANYIYWRVDNKKITIYDGLNSNTPPPGYNANVTVTTDISTGDTLPLDAWQRSDWSNKMKSSTTGLYNTFLDTQYSPYIDSTPIRYIQPIPSGTISNSAILVNDGYGFTN